In one Parambassis ranga chromosome 6, fParRan2.1, whole genome shotgun sequence genomic region, the following are encoded:
- the tanc2b gene encoding protein TANC2 isoform X1, with protein sequence MSLLLLHMHLLFGRSEVLGHYTAVILEDGGSEDYADPRSPSLDPHLSHIGQGGSLDSDCAFEGDYAVPPLSMTEGMHHIRIMEGVSRSLPSSPLLTHQAISVRLQPVKKLTAPLRKAKFVESPRIPQSELGSPTHTSTTAKNPDLDTHCPGESNQELGPPPSVDEAANTLMTRLGFLLGDKVSEGPAGTQYSMEEPEARQGQNQRISPCSTLTSSTASPPAGSPCSTLPAAMPGQAGNKDCAYGSVTSPTSTLESRDSGIIATLTSYSENMERGGKYGEGSRGNLKLWQSQKSGMDSFLYRVDENMTASTYSLNKIPERNLDSMSSHSAHSIPLYLMPRPNSVAATSSAHLEDLAYLDEQRHTPLRTSLRMPRQSTTCGPGRSGQDLRVRFAPYRPQDIALKPLLFEVPSITMDSVFTGREWLFQEVDAHLNSPNSGTNHGVVIVGNIGFGKTAIISRLVALSCHGTRMRQIASDSPQASPKHGEGLPLTQPQPTHGTLGGGSCPGTPEMRRRQEESMRRLASQVVAYHYCQADNAYTCLVPEFVHNVAALLCRSPHLVAYREQLLREPHLQSILSLRSCVQDPLASFRRGVLEPLDALYKERKINSEEDLIILIDGLNEAEFHKPDYGDTIVSFLTKTISRFPPWLKLVVTVRTTLQEITNALPFHRISLDSLDENDAIDQDLQGYILHRIHSSPEIQNNISLNGKMDNTTFGKLSAHLKALSRGSYLYLKLTFDLIEKGYLVLKSSSYKIYLCIYPDMESDEFSSVVPVNLAEVYLLQCNMRFPTQSSFERALPLLNVAVASLHPLNDEQIYQAINAGSLQGTLDWEDFQQRVDNLSVFLVKRRDGTRMFVHPSFREWLIWREEGEKTKFLCDPRSGHTLLAFWFSRQENKLNRQQTIELGHHILKAHIFKGLSKKVGVSSSILQGLWVSYSTEGLSAALSSLRNLYTPNIKVSRLLMLGGANVNYRTEVLNNAPVLCVHSHLGYMDMVALLLEFGASVDAQSESGLTPLGYAAAGGHMAIVTALCRKRAKVDHLDKNGQCALVHAALRGHMEVVKFLIQCDWSLGTQQQQSPQTQQQAAFTKSHAVQQALIAAASMGYTEIVSYLLDLPEKDEEEVERAQINNFDTLWGETALTAASGRGKLEVCRLLLEQGAAVAQPNRRGIVPLFSAVRQGHWQIVDLLLTHGADVNLADKQGRSPLMMAASEGHLGTVEFLLTQGASLSLMDKEGLTALSWACLKGHLPVVRYLVESGAATDHADKNGRTPLDLAAFYGDSEVVQFLVDHGAMIEHVDYSGMRPLDRAVGCRNTSVVVALLKKGAKIGPATWAMATSKPDIMIILLSKLIEEGDSFYKKGKVKEAAQRYQYALKKFPREGFSEDLKTFRELKVSLFLNLSRCRRKMNDFGMAEEFATKALELKPKSYEAYYARARAKRSSRQFPEALEDLNEAMKQCPNNREIQRLLQRVEEECHQLSQEEHQQQDLELEPPPSPPPTPPPEDEESLSLSLSMPLPPPPEPRLEDMEPVQDLFEDEDYLEQELEAMSMGLPPPESLANPSSLPIIQSPPLSPTHPDQIYLAGGSPMGQPYEYHPTSSSMSSPTRGSYQPTSPSLSPTHQNSHYRHSPPHTSPVHQPSYRFSPPPMGTGGQGMDHQSPPPSPLRRAAQYRASPPLESVCLYRSQSGSPVRYQTEQLPGRPKSPLSKMSSQRSFQLSSQPSLSSQHHQAQGLRLQPSIAQIVRTNQPSTMMGNSSYGGQMGHSIGSRYQGGSVDVESRLVYQPSLDGRSMSQVQASLSSGALCQHGGRGGVMESSLLKDELPQRPSSAYRASSGGPGGIRYSQTPQISRSQSAAYYPVSEHVLERANAMPPCQLGSPEIPHMVRRPVSANTTEIKQHVPTPRPLIHSQSVGLRFSPSSNNISTGSTANLAPGFRPSSSIQQMEIPLQATYERSCDDISPISPSQGGGGLYQGETTRSRNTPFMGIIDKTARTQQYLHQPSRSRAMTSMDSAISPTSPGQLVQQGSTYSPPASLGNIAYYNKTNNAQNGHLLEEDYYAQTQPPSLGKLANGSRGSGDILERVSQVPTYPDVKVARTLPVAQAYQDNMYRQLSRDSRTQGPTSPIKPKRPFVESNV encoded by the exons GGGAGTCAAACCAGGAGCTGGGCCCCCCTCCGTCGGTGGATGAGGCAGCCAACACATTGATGACGCGCCTGGGTTTCCTTCTGGGAGACAAAGTGAGTGAGGGGCCAGCCGGTACCCAGTACAGCATGGAGGAACCCGAGGCGAGACAG GGCCAGAACCAGAGGATCAGCCCGTGCTCCACCCTGACCAGCAGCACTGCCTCCCCGCCCGCAGGCAGCCCCTGCTCCACGCTGCCCGCCGCCATGCCCGGCCAGGCTGGCAACAAGGACTGCGCCTACGGCTCTGTCACCAGCCCCACCTCCACACTGGAGAGCAGGGACAGCGGGATCATCG cCACTCTGACCAGCTATTCTGAGAACATGGAGCGAGGAGGCAAGTACGGCGAGGGCTCGCGGGGGAACCTGAAGCTGTGGCAGTCCCAGAAATCAGGCATGGACTCGTTCCTGTACAGGGTGGATGAGAACATGACCGCCTCCACCTACAGCCTGAACAAAATCCCTGAGCGCAACCTGGACAGCATGTCCTCCCACTCTGCCCACTCCATCCCTCTGTACCTCATGCCCCGCCCTAACTCTGTGGCTG ctaCCAGTTCGGCCCACCTGGAGGACCTGGCGTACCTGGATGAGCAGAGGCACACTCCATTACGCACCTCGCTGCGCATGCCCAGACAGAGCACCACCTGCGGGCCGGGTCGCTCCGGGCAGGACCTGAGAg TGCGCTTTGCGCCGTATCGCCCTCAAGACATCGCCCTCAAACCTCTGCTGTTCGAGGTGCCCAGCATCACCATGGACTCCGTCTTCACGGGCCGCGAGTGGCTCTTCCAGGAGGTCGACGCCCACCTCAACAGCCCCAACTCCGGCACCAACCACGGCGTGGTGATCGTGGGCAACATCGGCTTCGGCAAGACGGCGATCATCTCTCGCCTGGTGGCGCTCAGCTGCCACGGCACCCGCATGAGGCAGATCGCCTCGGACAGCCCGCAGGCCTCGCCCAAAC ATGGAGAGGGGCTCCCTCTCACCCAGCCACAGCCCACGCACGGCACCCTGGGAGGAGGCAGCTGTCCCGGGACGCCTGAGATGAGACGACGTCAGGAGGAGTCCATGAGGAGGCTGGCGTCTCAG GTGGTGGCCTACCACTACTGCCAGGCAGACAACGCCTACACCTGCTTGGTGCCGGAGTTCGTGCACAACGTGGCGGCTCTGCTGTGCCGCTCGCCGCACCTCGTCGCCTACAGGGAGCAGCTGCTGAGGGAGCCGCACCTACAGAGCATCCTGAGCCTGCGCTCCTGCGTGCAGGACCCCCTGGCCTCCTTCAGGAGGGGCGTGCTGGAGCCCCTGGATGCACTTTACAAAG agAGGAAGATCAACTCCGAGGAGGATCTCATCATCCTCATTGATGGGCTCAACGAGGCCGAGTTTCACAAGCCCGACTACGGAGACACCATTGTGTCCTTCCTCACCAAAACCATCAGCAGGTTCCCCCCCTGGCTCAAGCTGGTGGTCACAGTCAGAACCACGTTACAG GAGATCACCAACGCGCTGCCGTTCCACCGCATCTCCCTGGACAGCCTGGATGAAAACGACGCCATCGACCAGGACCTGCAGGGCTACATCCTGCACCGCATCCACAGCAGCCCGGAGATCCAGAACAACATCTCGCTCAATGGCAAGATGGACAACACCACCTTTGGCAAGCTCAGTGCCCACCTCAAGGCCCTGAGTCGGGGATCCTATCTGTACCTCAAACTCACCTTTGACCTCATAGAGAAGGGCTACCTGGTCCTCAAAAGCTCCAGCTATAAG atttatttatgcatttatcCAGACATGGAAAGTGATGAGTTCTCCTCT GTGGTTCCAGTCAACCTGGCGGAGGTTTACCTGCTGCAGTGCAACATGCGCTTCCCCACGCAGTCGTCCTTTGAACGGGCGCTGCCCCTGCTGAACGTGGCTGTGGCCTCGCTCCACCCGCTGAACGATGAGCAGATCTATCAGGCCATCAACGCCGGCTCTCTGCAG GGCACCCTGGACTGGGAGGACTTCCAGCAGCGTGTAGACAACCTGTCAGTCTTCTTGGTGAAGAGGAGGGACGGTACCAGGATGTTTGTTCACCCCTCCTTCAGGGAGTGGCTGATctggagagaagagggagagaagacGAAGTTCCTCTGCGACCCGAG GAGCGGGCACACCCTGCTGGCCTTCTGGTTCTCTCGGCAGGAGAACAAGCTGAACAGGCAGCAGACGATCGAGCTGGGCCACCACATCCTCAAAGCACATATCTTCAAG GGCCTCAGCAAGAAAGTCGGAGTTTCCTCATCCATCTTACAAGGCCTGTGGGTGTCGTACAGCACCGAGGGCCTCTCAGCTGCACTTTCTTCACTCCGAAACCTCTACACTCCCAACATCAAG GTGAGCCGGCTGCTGATGTTGGGCGGTGCCAACGTGAACTACCGTACAGAGGTGCTGAACAACGCCCCCGTCCTGTGCGTCCACTCACACCTGGGCTACATGGACATGGTGGCTCTGCTGCTAGAATTCGGTGCCTCTGTCGACGCCCAGTCAGAGAGCGGCCTCACGCCGCTGGGCTACGCTGCTGCCGGGGGACACATGGCCATTGTGACGGCGCTTTGCCGCAAGAGAGCAAAG GTGGACCACCTGGATAAGAACGGCCAGTGCGCCCTGGTTCATGCGGCCCTGAGGGGCCACATGGAGGTGGTGAAGTTCCTCATCCAGTGTGACTGGAGTCTGGggacgcagcagcagcagtcaccgCAGACACAACAGCAGGCGGCCTTCACCAAGAGCCACGCCGTCCAGCAGGCGCTCATTGCTGCAGCCAGTATGGGATACACAGAG ATTGTGTCCTACCTGCTGGACCTGCCagagaaagatgaagaagaggtggAGCGGGCCCAAATCAATAACTTTGACACCCTGTGGGGAGAGACAG CTCTGACGGCGGCGTCTGGTCGGGGGAAGCTGGAGGTTTGTCGCCTGTTACTGGAGCAGGGTGCGGCCGTGGCTCAGCCGAACCGGCGCGGCATCGTCCCGCTGTTCAGCGCCGTGCGGCAGGGACACTGGCAG ATCGTGGACCTCCTGCTGACACACGGAGCAGACGTCAACCTGGCTGACAAACAGGGTCGCAGTCCGTTGATGATGGCCGCCTCAGAGGGACACCTGGGAACTGTGGAGTTTCTGCTCACCCAAG gagcctctctgtctctgatggataaggagggtctgaccgctCTGAGCTGGGCCTGCCTCAAAGGTCATTTACCGGTCGTCCGTTACCTGGTGGAGAGCGGAGCCGCCACCGACCACGCAGACAAGAATGGACGCACGCCCCTGGACCTGGCTGCCTTCTATGGCGACTCTGAAGTG GTCCAGTTCTTGGTAGACCACGGGGCCATGATAGAGCACGTAGACTACAGCGGGATGCGTCCTCTGGACAGGGCGGTGGGCTGCAGGAACACGTCGGTGGTGGTCGCCCTGCTCAAGAAAGGAGCCAAGATAG GTCCAGCCACATGGGCCATGGCCACCTCCAAACCCGACATCATGATCATCTTACTCAGCAAACTCATCGAGGAGGGGGACAGCTTCTACAAG aAGGGGAAGGTGAAGGAGGCCGCTCAGCGCTATCAGTACGCCCTCAAAAAGTTTCCACGCGAAGGCTTCAGCGAGGACCTCAAGACGTTCAGGGAACTCAAAGTATCGCTCTTCCTCAACCTGTCCCGCTGTCGGAGGAAAATGAAC gaCTTCGGGATGGCTGAGGAATTTGCTACAAAGGCTCTGGAACTTAAACCAAAATCATATGAGGCCTACTACGCTAGGGCCCGCGCCAAGCGGAGCAGCAG ACAATTTCCTGAAGCCTTAGAGGACCTGAACGAAGCCATGAAGCAGTGCCCCAACAACCGAGAAATCCAGCGGCTGCTccagagggtggaggaggagtgcCACCAGCTCAGCCAGGAGGAGCACCAGCAGCAAGACCTGGAGCTGgagcctcccccctcccctcctcctacGCCTCCCCCTGAAGACGAGGAGTCcttgtccctgtccctgtccatGCCTCTCCCACCTCCCCCAGAGCCCCGCCTGGAGGACATGGAGCCAGTGCAGGACCTGTTTGAGGACGAGGACTACctggagcaggagctggaggcCATGTCGATGGGTCTGCCCCCACCTGAGTCCCTCGCCAACCCCTCCAGCCTCCCCATCATCCAgagccctcctctctcccccaccCATCCAGACCAGATTTACTTAGCCGGTGGCTCACCCATGGGCCAGCCCTACGAGTatcaccccacctcctcctccatgtcctcccCGACGCGAGGGTCCTACCAGCCCACCTCGCCCTCCCTCTCCCCGACACATCAGAACTCCCACTACCGACACAGTCCACCTCACACCTCCCCAGTGCACCAGCCATCCTACCGCTTCAGCCCGCCTCCTATGGGCACCGGGGGTCAGGGGATGGATCACCAGAGCCCACCGCCTTCGCCTTTACGCCGGGCTGCTCAGTACAGAGCCAGTCCGCCGCTAGAAAGTGTTTGTCTGTACAGGTCCCAGTCCGGTTCGCCTGTCCGCTACCAGACGGAGCAGCTGCCCGGCCGGCCAAAATCTCCCCTCTCCAAGATGAGCAGCCAGCGGTCGTTCCAGCTGAGCTCACAGCCGTCTCTGTCCTCCCAGCACCACCAAGCCCAGGGCCTTCGCCTGCAGCCTTCTATAGCCCAGATAGTCCGCACAAACCAGCCCAGCACCATGATGGGCAACAGCAGCTACGGTGGCCAGATGGGTCATTCCATCGGCAGTCGCTACCAGGGGGGTTCAGTGGACGTGGAGAGCCGCCTGGTGTACCAGCCGTCCCTGGACGGACGGTCCATGTCCCAGGTCCAGGCCAGCCTCAGTTCTGGGGCCCTCTGTCAGCACGGCGGCCGAGGAGGGGTTATGGAGTCGAGCCTGTTGAAGGATGAACTACCCCAGCGCCCCTCCTCTGCCTACCGCGCCAGCAGCGGGGGCCCGGGGGGCATCCGCTACAGCCAGACGCCTCAAATCAGCCGCAGCCAGTCAGCCGCCTACTACCCAGTCTCTGAACACGTGCTGGAGCGTGCCAATGCCATGCCCCCCTGCCAGCTGGGCTCTCCTGAGATCCCCCATATGGTGAGACGCCCTGTGAGTGCCAATACTACTGAGATAAAGCAGCATGTGCCCACCCCCCGGCCGCTCATCCACTCTCAGAGCGTGGGCCTTCGCTTCTCCCCCTCCAGCAACAACATCTCCACCGGATCCACCGCCAATCTGGCGCCGGGCTTCAGGCCGTCCTCCTCCATTCAGCAGATGGAGATCCCCTTGCAAGCCACGTACGAGCGCAGCTGCGACGACATCTCTCCCATCTCGCCCTCCCAGGGTGGCGGGGGACTGTATCAGGGCGAGACCACCCGCTCGCGGAACACGCCCTTCATGGGCATCATAGACAAGACAGCGCGGACTCAGCAGTACCTGCATCAGCCCTCCAGGTCCAGGGCCATGACGTCCATGGACTCCGCCATCAGCCCCACCTCgcccggccagctggtccagcagGGCTCCACCTACAGCCCCCCCGCCTCACTGGGAAACATTGCCTACTACAACAAGACCAACAACGCTCAAAATGgccacctgctggaggaggaCTACTACGCCCAGACCCAGCCGCCCTCACTGGGCAAGCTCGCCAACGGCTCCCGCGGCAGCGGCGACATCCTGGAGCGGGTCAGCCAGGTGCCCACCTACCCCGATGTGAAGGTGGCGAGGACTCTGCCCGTGGCGCAGGCCTACCAGGACAACATGTACCGCCAGCTCTCACGTGACTCCCGGACCCAAGGCCCCACCTCCCCCATCAAACCAAAGAGACCGTTTGTGGAGTCGAACGTGTGA